The nucleotide sequence CGCGCGGGTCGCGGTCCAGCGCGACCTCGATGGCCTGTGCCAGCGTGAGGATGCTGGTGAAGCCCTGGGCCAGGGTGTCGTGGATCTCGTGCGAGAGCCGTTCCCGCTCGGCCAGCACGCCGCGGGAGTGCTCCAGCTGCGCCAGTTCCGAACGGGTCCGTTCCAGCTCGTCGATGAGCGTGGCCCGTTTCTCCGCCTGGATGAACACGTGCGTGATGAACAGGCCCATCAGGAGCGCGAGCCCGATCTGCAGCGCGACCTGCGGGACGACGTCGCGTACCGCCTCGCTGGTCCAGCCGTCGCGGCCGACCTCGACGACGGCCAGGCCGGACAGGAACACCAGCGACGCGCCGACGGCCCAGCGGGTCGGCAGCAGCACCCAGATGTGCGGGATCAGCCCGAACAGCAGGAAGTACGCGTCGTAGACGCCCAGGCCCAGCAGCGCGTACATGCCGCCCCAGCTGACCACCAGCTGCACGACGCCCTGCCAGCCGTGCTCCTCGGCGCCGAGCAGCCGCCGCCCGATCAGCAGATAGACGACCACCATCGCCGCCACGACGAGCAGCCCGGCCAGCCGGTGCCGGCTGGACAGATCGCCGGAGCTGCCGATGATCACCGCGAGCAGGCCGAGCAACCCCAGGTAGACGGCGTGCCAGGCGACCGTCGTGCGCTGCCAGAACGCGTCCAGCTCGGCGACGCTGCTGCGTGCCGGGTCGCCGTCGTCCGGGCTCAGCCGTCGTCCCGGCGCTGCCACCGGAACGTCCGGACGCAGATCACCAGGCCCACGATCAGCCACAGCGACAGGATCAGCGCCGTCGGACCGTGCTGCCATGATCCGGACACCTCCAGCTCTTCGAAGCGGTCGGGCAGGAACACCGAACGCATGCCCTGGGCCAGCCATTTCAGCGGGAACACCGAGGCGACGTTCTGGAGCCAGCTTGGCAGGTCGTTGAAGACGAAGAACACGCCGGAGATGAACTGGAGCACGATCAGCGGCCCGACGACGACGGCGGACGCGCTCTTCGCCGACTTCGGGACCGACGAGTACGCGATGCCCAGGACGGCGCCGCCGGCCGTGCCGAGCACGTAGCACCAGGCGAACGTCAGCCACCTCGCCGGGTCCGTCGGCAGCTCGACGCCGAACGCGACCGCGGCCACCGCCAGCAGCAGGACCGTCTGGCTCAGCCCGACGACCAGGATCATGCCGACCTTGCCGAGGAAGTACGACACCGGCGGCATCGGTGTGCCGCGCAGCCGCTTCAGCGTGCCGTCCTCGCGCTCGATGGCCAGGCTGATCGCCAGCGTCTGGAAGCTGACCAGCATGATGCCGGACGCGATCATGCCGGGCAGGAAGTAGCGGGCGAAGTCGATGCCCTGTTCGCTGCCGAGCGCGACGTCGTCGCCGCCGAACACGACGGCGAAGATGCCCAGCATGATGATGGGGAACAGGAACGAGAAGATGACGGAGTCGCGCTCGCGGAAGTAGCTCTTGATCTCCAGCGACGCGCGCGACCGCGCGATGCGTGCCGGGCTCACGGCGACGCTCATGACACGACCTCCATGGTCTGGGCCGGCTCGCCGATGAGCCGCAGGTAGACGTCCTCCAGCGTGGGCCGGCTGACGGTGAGGCCGGGCACCTCGCCGCCGAGGCGGTGCGCCAGGGCGGAGACGAGCGCCGTCGGCTCGGCGGTCCGCTCGGTCTGCGTGTGGCCGTCCTCGGTCCAGCGGACGACGGCCTGGTCCTGGTCGCGTCCGCCGAGGCGGTCCGGGCTGTCCAGCGCGACGATGCGCCCGCTGGTGATGACGCCGACGCGGCCGGCCAGGTGCTCGGCCTCGTCGAGATAGTGGGTGGTGAGGATGATCGTCGTGCCGTCGGCGGCGAGCGAGGTGATGAGCGCCCAGAACTCGCGCCGCGCCTCCGGGTCGAACCCGGTGGTGGGCTCGTCGAGGAAGAGCAGCGCCGGGTTGCCCAGGATGCCCAGCGCGACGTCCAGCCGGCGGCGCTGGCCGCCGGACAGGTGCCGTGCGCGGGTGGTGCTCTTCTCGTCCAGCCCGACGGCCGCGATCACCTCGTCCGGGTCGCGGGCGTCGGGGTAGTAGCCGGCGAAGTGGTGCACCAGCTCGTGGACGGTCAGCTCGTCGTGGCCGCCGGAGCTCTGCAGCACGATGCCGATGCGCTCGCGCCAGCCGGCGCCCGGCCGGGCGGGGTCGGCGCCGAGCACGCTGACCTCTCCGCCGTCGCGGCGGCGGAAGCCCTCGAGGATCTCGACGGTGGTGGTCTTTCCGGCGCCGTTCGGCCCCAGCAGGGCGAAGACCTCTCCGTGCTCCACGTCGAGGTCGAGCCCGTCGACGGCGGCGACTCCGGCATAGGCCTTGCGCAGCCCGCGGACCCGGATGGCGGTGGGTGTGCTCATGACGTCAACCATGCGCTCCGGCCTGGGCCGGCGGCGAGCACCGCGCGGTGGGCTCCGGTGTCCACCATCCGGTGGACCCACTTGTCGCTCGGGTTGCCGAGTTGGCGGGGGATAGCGACCGTTGGCCGTCCCCCTGCTGCCCATTTTCTTAGCCGTGAACGCGCGCCTCAAGTCCGCGCCGCTGTGGTTGAGTTCCGCGGTGGTTGGGGGCTTGGACTTGACCCGCACGTCCCCGGTCTAAGAGGGCGTCTGATCCGTTGATGTTCTGGTTGTGAGGTTGGCTGGTGTTCGGGTCCTCGTTCTTGGGCGGGTGGTGTGGTAGGGCTCGTCGTTGTGATGTCCAGGGCGCCGTACCGTAGCGATCTGTCCGATGCCCGGTGGGCGCTGATCGAGCCGGTCATGTCCGGGTGGCGTGCGGCCCGGCGCGGGCTGGGGATCAGTGAGCCCGTCCATGACCTGCGAGAGATCGTCAACGCGATCTTGTACGTGAACCGGACCGGCATCGCCTGGGAGTACTTGCCGCACGATTTCCCGCCGTTCAAGACCGTCTATGACTACTACGCCAAGTGGGAGAAGGACGGGACGACGGAGAAGATCCATGACCTGCTGCGCGGCACGGCGCGCGCAGCGGCCGGGCGGGCCAGTGAGCCCAGCGCGGCGATCCTGGACGCGCAGTCGGTGAAGACGTCGTCGAATGTGGCCGAGTCCGATCAGGGCATCGATGCGGGCAAGAAGATCAAGGGACGCAAGCGGCATATCGCCACCGACACGCTGGGGCTGCTGCTGGTGGTGTTGATCACCGCGGCCAGCGTGCACGACACCGCAGGTGGGCGTGACCTGGTTGATCGCCTCGCCGATCGCCACGCGGGCGTGTCCAAGGCTTGGGTGGACCGCGGCTACCGCGCCAGCGTCGCCCAGCGTGGTGTCGATCGCGGTATCGACGTTCAGGTCGTCCAGAAAGACCCCGGGCTGAAGGGCTTCCACCCGACTCTGCGCTGGCCCGTG is from Jiangella alkaliphila and encodes:
- a CDS encoding IS5 family transposase gives rise to the protein MMSRAPYRSDLSDARWALIEPVMSGWRAARRGLGISEPVHDLREIVNAILYVNRTGIAWEYLPHDFPPFKTVYDYYAKWEKDGTTEKIHDLLRGTARAAAGRASEPSAAILDAQSVKTSSNVAESDQGIDAGKKIKGRKRHIATDTLGLLLVVLITAASVHDTAGGRDLVDRLADRHAGVSKAWVDRGYRASVAQRGVDRGIDVQVVQKDPGLKGFHPTLRWPVERTFGWLMLHRRLVRDYETLPERSRTMIHWAMIDNMSRRITGETIQTWRDEPANSGAPPQI
- a CDS encoding ABC transporter ATP-binding protein, with product MSTPTAIRVRGLRKAYAGVAAVDGLDLDVEHGEVFALLGPNGAGKTTTVEILEGFRRRDGGEVSVLGADPARPGAGWRERIGIVLQSSGGHDELTVHELVHHFAGYYPDARDPDEVIAAVGLDEKSTTRARHLSGGQRRRLDVALGILGNPALLFLDEPTTGFDPEARREFWALITSLAADGTTIILTTHYLDEAEHLAGRVGVITSGRIVALDSPDRLGGRDQDQAVVRWTEDGHTQTERTAEPTALVSALAHRLGGEVPGLTVSRPTLEDVYLRLIGEPAQTMEVVS
- a CDS encoding ABC transporter permease; amino-acid sequence: MSVAVSPARIARSRASLEIKSYFRERDSVIFSFLFPIIMLGIFAVVFGGDDVALGSEQGIDFARYFLPGMIASGIMLVSFQTLAISLAIEREDGTLKRLRGTPMPPVSYFLGKVGMILVVGLSQTVLLLAVAAVAFGVELPTDPARWLTFAWCYVLGTAGGAVLGIAYSSVPKSAKSASAVVVGPLIVLQFISGVFFVFNDLPSWLQNVASVFPLKWLAQGMRSVFLPDRFEELEVSGSWQHGPTALILSLWLIVGLVICVRTFRWQRRDDG
- a CDS encoding sensor histidine kinase; amino-acid sequence: MAAPGRRLSPDDGDPARSSVAELDAFWQRTTVAWHAVYLGLLGLLAVIIGSSGDLSSRHRLAGLLVVAAMVVVYLLIGRRLLGAEEHGWQGVVQLVVSWGGMYALLGLGVYDAYFLLFGLIPHIWVLLPTRWAVGASLVFLSGLAVVEVGRDGWTSEAVRDVVPQVALQIGLALLMGLFITHVFIQAEKRATLIDELERTRSELAQLEHSRGVLAERERLSHEIHDTLAQGFTSILTLAQAIEVALDRDPRAVRDRLALLEQTARDNLAEARALVSSLAPVSLQNASLPEALERIAARFADETGLEVSLQVDDGCPPLPANVEVVLLRTAQEALTNVRKHAGARRVIVALRFRAGSAGAATVAVVDDGRGFLPGASHDGYGLRGMRARVEQVGGLLEVVSAPAAGTTVRATVGLAPG